In Carya illinoinensis cultivar Pawnee chromosome 9, C.illinoinensisPawnee_v1, whole genome shotgun sequence, the following are encoded in one genomic region:
- the LOC122277045 gene encoding UPF0481 protein At3g47200-like has translation MAGSREHVISVEELLSRKVNFVATEAGETSRGGDISGLQMRTIELQDQEACELKKDFEKLREAGDHLRLNTPNGGQKAIPKIQKVPLLLRDRKHFNKYFKPRIVALGPIHHGKKKYKPSEEYKLIMTNCFVMESGKVDEALYKVVKNNIKQLRQCFHQKVTEKYSDQALAWMLFVDGCTILQSIHCVVTSACKDWIMKYDDLMVFGTQDLFLLENQLPYQLLEDLMNSSANKGKLEESINEFMYSQILSGKAKPSMDKSGITEKPIHLLDLLRTLIIGKSNVEDDGAAARLRSKLPSYRYRNLEELRSAGIHVKKGDDPLTTITFKKSHNINFWSAYLFLSPIKVDDSMGPKFMNLIAYEMCTDFYKKLEITSYILFLYSLIDNVKDVVKLRNEGIIINLLGSDEEVARLFNEIGTDLIPDPDAYGEVKDAIQKHYDSKLKSWISEARHEHCRTPWTILAISAAVIVLGLTFVQTWFAFKEDMTGNSRPRVRH, from the coding sequence ATGGCCGGAAGTAGGGAGCATGTAATATCCGTGGAGGAGTTGCTGTCGAGAAAGGTTAATTTTGTCGCAACAGAAGCTGGTGAAACAAGCAGGGGAGGTGACATTTCCGGCCTGCAGATGCGGACCATTGAACTCCAAGATCAGGAAGCCTGCGAGCTGAAAAAGGATTTTGAGAAACTGAGGGAAGCAGGAGATCATCTGAGGCTTAATACGCCAAATGGAGGTCAAAAGGCTATACCAAAAATACAAAAGGTTCCGCTGTTGCTGAGAGATCGTAAACATTTCAACAAGTATTTTAAGCCAAGGATTGTAGCACTCGGGCCTATCCATCATGGTAAGAAAAAATACAAGCCATCGGAGGAGTACAAGCTTATAATGACAAACTGCTTCGTCATGGAAAGTGGTAAAGTTGATGAGGCTTTGTACAAAGTAGTTAAGAACAACATTAAGCAACTGAGGCAGTGTTTCCACCAGAAGGTGACGGAGAAATATAGCGATCAGGCCCTAGCCTGGATGCTCTTTGTGGACGGGTGTACAATATTACAGTCCATACATTGTGTTGTTACCAGTGCATGCAAAGATTGGATAATGAAATACGATGATCTGATGGTCTTTGGGACGCAAGACTTGTTCTTGTTGGAGAATCAACTTCCTTATCAACTCCTTGAAGATTTGATGAATTCCAGCGCAAATAAAGGTAAATTGGAGGAGTCCATCAATGAATTCATGTATTCGCAGATATTGAGCGGTAAGGCGAAGCCGAGCATGGATAAATCAGGGATTACGGAAAAGCCGATCCATCTTCTCGATCTCCTCCGGACGCTAATCATAGGAAAATCCAACGTTGAGGACGACGGCGCTGCGGCACGACTTCGCAGTAAATTGCCGTCGTACAGGTATCGCAACTTGGAGGAACTTCGATCAGCAGGAATCCATGTGAAGAAAGGTGATGATCCCTTGACAACAATAACTTTTAAGAAATCACACAATATCAACTTCTGGTCGGCATACCTCTTCCTTTCTCCAATAAAGGTTGATGACTCAATGGGGCCCAAGTTCATGAACTTGATAGCCTACGAGATGTGTACGGATTTCTACAAGAAGTTGGAGATCACCTCATACATATTATTCCTGTATTCACTCATTGATAACGTCAAAGACGTAGTGAAGTTGAGGAATGAGGGAATAATCATTAACCTCCTTGGTAGCGACGAAGAAGTGGCTCGACTCTTCAATGAGATTGGCACCGACTTGATTCCTGACCCCGACGCATATGGGGAAGTCAAAGATGCCATTCAGAAACACTACGATTCTAAGTTGAAGTCCTGGATTTCTGAAGCCCGTCACGAACATTGCAGAACTCCCTGGACGATTCTGGCTATTTCGGCAGCCGTAATAGTACTCGGCCTAACTTTTGTACAGACATGGTTCGCATTCAAAGAAGACATGACAGGTAATTCCCGACCCCGAGTTCGGCACTAG
- the LOC122277046 gene encoding UPF0481 protein At3g47200-like, with the protein MAGSREHLISVEDLLSRKLNLVATEAGETSRGRDISGLQMRTIELEDQEACELKKRRFEKLREAGDHLRLNTPNGGQKAIPKIQKVPVLLQDHEHFDKYFKPRIVVLGPIHHDAEKYKPAEEYKLIMTNCFVRESGKDDEVLYNVVENNIKQLRQCFDEKVTEKYSDQALAWMLFVDGCAILQSIHYAVTSACKDWIMKYDLMAFGTQDLFLLENQLPYQLLVDLMKSSVNKGELEKSITKFMNSQIWHAKAKPSMRKLRITETPIHLLDLLRTLIISKSKSSSPVEEKERDDGAAARLLSKLQSYSYRNVEELRSAGIHVKPSDNPLTTITFKKSNKFFSSASLFLSPIKVDDSLGPKFLNLIAYEMCPGFCNKLEITSYILFLDSLIDDIKDVMRLRNEGILMNHLGSDGEVAQLFNEIGTGLVPDPEAYREVKDAIQTHYNTKWKAWIGEARHEHCRTPWTVLAVSAAILILGLTFIQTWFAFKEDTGNSRPRVPR; encoded by the coding sequence ATGGCCGGAAGTAGGGAGCATTTGATATCCGTGGAGGATTTGTTGTCGAGAAAGCTTAATTTGGTCGCAACAGAAGCTGGTGAAACAAGCAGGGGCCGTGACATTTCCGGCCTGCAGATGCGGACCATTGAACTCGAAGATCAGGAAGCCTGCGAGCTGAAAAAAAGGAGGTTTGAGAAACTGAGGGAAGCAGGAGATCATCTAAGGCTTAATACGCCGAATGGAGGTCAAAAGGCTATACCAAAAATACAAAAGGTTCCGGTGTTGCTGCAAGATCATGAACATTTCGACAAGTATTTTAAGCCAAGGATTGTAGTACTCGGTCCTATCCATCATGATGCGGAAAAATACAAGCCAGCAGAGGAGTACAAGCTTATAATGACAAACTGCTTCGTCAGGGAAAGTGGTAAAGATGATGAGGTTTTGTACAACGTAGTTGAGAACAACATCAAACAACTGAGGCAGTGTTTCGACGAGAAGGTGACCGAGAAATATAGCGATCAGGCCCTTGCCTGGATGCTGTTTGTGGACGGGTGTGCAATATTACAGTCCATACATTATGCTGTTACCAGTGCATGCAAAGATTGGATAATGAAATACGATCTGATGGCCTTTGGGACACAAGACTTGTTCTTGTTGGAGAATCAACTTCCTTATCAACTCCTCGTAGATTTGATGAAATCCAGCGTAAATAAAGGTGAATTGGAGAAATCCATCACAAAATTCATGAATTCGCAGATATGGCACGCTAAGGCGAAGCCGAGCATGCGTAAATTACGGATTACGGAAACGCCGATCCATCTTCTCGATCTCCTCCGGACGCTAATCATAAGCAAATCCAAAAGTAGTAGTCCTGttgaagagaaagaaagggaCGACGGCGCTGCTGCACGACTGCTCAGTAAATTGCAGTCGTACTCGTATCGCAACGTGGAGGAACTTAGATCAGCAGGAATCCATGTGAAGCCGAGTGATAATCCCTTGACAACAATAACTTTCAAGAAATCAAACAAATTCTTCTCGTCGGCATCCCTATTCCTTTCTCCAATAAAGGTTGATGACTCATTGGGGCCCAAGTTCTTGAACTTGATAGCCTACGAGATGTGTCCGGGTTTCTGCAACAAGTTGGAGATCACCTCATACATATTATTCCTGGATTCACTCATTGATGACATCAAAGACGTAATGAGGTTGAGGAATGAGGGAATACTCATGAACCATCTTGGCAGCGACGGTGAAGTGGCTCAACTCTTCAATGAGATTGGCACCGGCTTGGTTCCTGACCCCGAAGCATATCGGGAAGTCAAAGATGCCATTCAGACACACTACAATACTAAGTGGAAGGCCTGGATTGGAGAAGCCCGTCACGAACATTGCAGAACTCCCTGGACGGTTCTGGCTGTTTCGGCCGCCATATTAATACTCGGCCTAACTTTCATACAGACTTGGTTCGCATTCAAAGAAGACACAGGTAATTCCCGACCTCGAGTTCCGCGCTAG